From the Gallaecimonas mangrovi genome, one window contains:
- a CDS encoding aspartate aminotransferase family protein, whose translation MSEQMPVSRATFDEVMVPNYNPAAIIPVRGKGARVWDQEGKEYVDFAGGIAVNVLGHCHPALVGALKEQGEKLWHLSNVMTNEPALRLAKKLTAATFAERVYFANSGAESNEAAFKLARRYALDHFGEGKDQIISFNKSFHGRTFFTVTVGGQAAYSDGFGPKPGAIDHLDYNDLAGFEKLISDKTCAVVMEPMQGEGGIIPAEQAFIEGVRALCDKHNALLIFDEVQTGMGRSGYLYAYQKYGVAPDILTSAKSLGGGFPIGAMLTTAKIAASLKVGTHGSTYGGNPLACAVAEAVIDVVNTPAVLDGVKQREAWFREHLEAINSQYKVFKEVRGMGMLLGAVLSDEYKGRARDFLTAAVDEQLMVLVAGADVVRFAPSLVISEDDIKEGMARFERAVAKVVGA comes from the coding sequence ATGTCCGAGCAAATGCCAGTCAGCCGTGCCACTTTTGATGAAGTAATGGTCCCCAACTACAATCCGGCGGCTATCATTCCTGTGCGCGGTAAAGGTGCCCGGGTATGGGACCAAGAAGGCAAAGAATACGTCGATTTCGCCGGCGGCATTGCGGTAAACGTGCTGGGCCATTGTCACCCCGCTTTGGTGGGCGCCTTAAAAGAACAAGGCGAAAAGCTTTGGCACCTGTCTAACGTGATGACCAACGAACCGGCACTGCGCTTAGCGAAAAAGCTAACTGCTGCCACCTTTGCCGAACGGGTTTACTTTGCCAACTCTGGCGCCGAGTCTAACGAAGCGGCTTTTAAACTGGCGCGTCGTTATGCCCTTGACCATTTCGGTGAAGGCAAAGATCAGATCATTTCTTTTAATAAAAGCTTCCATGGCCGCACCTTCTTTACCGTTACCGTTGGTGGCCAAGCTGCCTATTCCGACGGCTTTGGCCCCAAACCTGGCGCTATCGACCACCTCGATTACAACGATCTGGCCGGTTTTGAAAAGCTGATTAGCGACAAAACCTGCGCCGTGGTCATGGAACCGATGCAAGGTGAGGGCGGTATTATTCCTGCCGAGCAAGCCTTTATTGAAGGTGTTCGCGCCCTGTGTGACAAGCACAATGCCTTGCTGATTTTCGATGAAGTACAAACCGGTATGGGCCGCAGTGGCTACTTGTACGCCTACCAAAAATACGGTGTAGCCCCCGATATTCTGACCTCAGCCAAATCGTTGGGTGGCGGTTTCCCCATCGGCGCCATGCTCACCACCGCCAAGATTGCGGCCAGCCTGAAGGTTGGTACTCACGGTTCTACCTACGGTGGTAACCCGCTGGCTTGTGCCGTGGCCGAAGCCGTTATCGACGTGGTTAACACCCCTGCTGTGCTGGACGGTGTTAAGCAGCGCGAAGCCTGGTTCCGCGAGCACCTTGAAGCCATTAACAGCCAATACAAGGTGTTTAAAGAAGTGCGCGGTATGGGCATGTTGCTGGGTGCGGTACTGAGCGACGAATACAAAGGCCGGGCCCGCGACTTCCTCACCGCCGCTGTTGACGAGCAACTGATGGTGCTGGTTGCCGGTGCTGATGTGGTGCGTTTTGCTCCTTCTTTGGTGATTAGTGAAGACGACATCAAAGAAGGCATGGCCCGTTTTGAACGTGCCGTTGCCAAGGTGGTCGGCGCCTGA
- the astA gene encoding arginine N-succinyltransferase, translating to MLVIRPITSQDLGALLRIAEESGVGFTSLPVNEERLAAKIAHSEASFELSDAECDQGEQGYLLVMEDTHTGDVVGTTALEARVGQADAFWHYKLGTAVHSSPALGVHKELKTLTLCNDYSGVSELCTLFLSESHRQGFNGRLLSKCRFLFLAEFRERFAETVIAEMRGVSDGSGVSPFWNWLQQHFFDMEFPQADYLSGLGKKTFIAELMPRYPVYVDMLPKAAQEVIGHVHAKTRPALKLLMAEGFRWRGYVDVFDAGPTVECDIDQINAIRESERLEVAIGDASDGVQTMIANTHLQQFRCTLAQARHQKGDLVIDQDTADALGVKAGDWVRAIAFEKE from the coding sequence ATGCTGGTTATCCGTCCTATTACCAGCCAAGATCTGGGTGCCTTGTTGCGTATTGCCGAGGAATCCGGGGTTGGCTTTACCTCGCTTCCGGTTAACGAAGAGCGGCTGGCTGCCAAAATCGCCCATTCCGAGGCGTCTTTCGAACTCAGCGACGCCGAATGTGACCAAGGTGAGCAAGGTTATCTGTTGGTGATGGAAGACACCCACACCGGCGATGTGGTTGGCACCACTGCCCTTGAAGCCCGAGTAGGCCAAGCCGATGCCTTTTGGCATTACAAGCTGGGTACCGCCGTACACTCTTCGCCGGCCCTTGGGGTACATAAAGAACTGAAAACCCTGACTCTGTGTAACGACTACAGCGGCGTGTCGGAGCTGTGCACGCTGTTTTTAAGCGAAAGCCATCGCCAGGGTTTTAATGGTCGTTTGCTGTCGAAATGCCGGTTTTTATTCCTGGCTGAATTTCGTGAACGCTTTGCCGAAACCGTGATCGCCGAAATGCGCGGCGTTAGTGACGGCAGCGGCGTTTCGCCGTTTTGGAACTGGCTACAGCAGCACTTTTTTGACATGGAATTTCCCCAAGCCGACTACCTTTCCGGCCTGGGTAAGAAAACCTTTATTGCCGAACTGATGCCGCGCTACCCGGTGTACGTGGACATGTTGCCCAAGGCCGCGCAGGAAGTAATAGGCCATGTACATGCCAAAACGCGCCCGGCATTGAAACTGCTGATGGCAGAAGGTTTTCGCTGGCGGGGCTATGTTGATGTGTTTGATGCTGGCCCCACGGTGGAATGCGACATCGACCAAATTAACGCCATTCGTGAAAGCGAACGGCTGGAAGTGGCTATTGGCGACGCCTCTGATGGCGTACAGACCATGATTGCCAACACCCATCTTCAGCAATTTCGCTGCACCCTTGCCCAAGCTCGCCATCAAAAAGGCGACTTGGTGATTGACCAAGACACTGCTGACGCCCTGGGTGTCAAAGCCGGTGATTGGGTGCGCGCTATTGCCTTTGAGAAGGAGTAA
- the astD gene encoding succinylglutamate-semialdehyde dehydrogenase, with translation MSQLINGQWQVGEGPLFTSHNPADDSVIWEGQGASPAQVDSAVAAARAAFVAWADKSVEERLAIITAFGEQLKANKAALARTIAEETGKPFWETQTEVAAMVGKIAISTRAYQKRTGLVENDVAGGRAFIRHKPHGVVAVFGPYNFPGHLPNGHMVPALIAGNTVVFKPSELTPKTAEQTLKLWELAGLPAGVINLVQGELETGKALASHKGIDGLFFTGSSNTGHLLHQQFGGQPEKILALEMGGNNPLLVREVADIKGAVHEILQSGYISTGQRCTCARRLYVPTGAQGDQLVASLVAAVKAIKVGGQFDEEQPFMGPLISAKAAKAMVAAQDKLKGLGGEPLVELKHLQADTGRVSPGLIDVTAIGELPDEEYFGPLLQLIRYDDFDAAITAANNTRYGLSAGLLSDSREDWDYFFRRIRAGIVNWNKQTTGASGAAPFGGVGASGNHRPSAYYAADYCAYPVASVEVEAVSAPASLAPGLSL, from the coding sequence ATGAGCCAACTGATTAACGGCCAATGGCAGGTGGGCGAAGGCCCACTTTTTACCTCACATAACCCGGCCGACGACAGCGTTATCTGGGAAGGCCAGGGTGCCAGCCCAGCCCAAGTCGATAGCGCCGTTGCGGCAGCTCGCGCCGCCTTTGTGGCCTGGGCCGATAAAAGCGTGGAAGAGCGCTTGGCGATTATCACCGCCTTTGGCGAGCAGCTTAAAGCCAACAAAGCAGCCTTGGCCCGCACCATTGCCGAAGAAACCGGTAAACCCTTTTGGGAAACCCAAACCGAAGTGGCGGCGATGGTAGGCAAAATCGCCATCTCTACCCGCGCTTATCAAAAACGCACCGGTTTGGTGGAAAACGACGTGGCCGGTGGCCGCGCCTTTATTCGCCACAAACCCCATGGCGTGGTGGCGGTGTTTGGCCCTTATAACTTTCCTGGCCATTTGCCTAACGGTCACATGGTGCCGGCGCTTATTGCTGGTAACACCGTGGTATTTAAACCGTCAGAGCTGACCCCGAAAACCGCTGAGCAAACCCTTAAACTGTGGGAGCTTGCCGGTTTACCCGCCGGGGTCATTAACCTGGTGCAAGGGGAGCTTGAAACCGGTAAGGCGCTGGCTAGCCACAAAGGTATTGATGGCCTGTTCTTTACCGGCTCTTCTAACACCGGCCATTTATTGCATCAGCAATTTGGTGGCCAGCCCGAGAAAATTCTGGCGCTGGAAATGGGTGGTAATAACCCACTGCTGGTGCGTGAAGTGGCCGATATCAAAGGCGCGGTGCACGAGATTTTGCAATCTGGCTATATCTCTACCGGCCAGCGTTGTACCTGTGCGCGCCGCCTTTATGTGCCAACCGGTGCCCAGGGCGACCAACTGGTTGCTAGCTTGGTTGCGGCGGTGAAAGCCATCAAGGTAGGTGGCCAGTTTGATGAAGAGCAGCCCTTTATGGGGCCGCTCATTTCCGCCAAAGCCGCCAAAGCCATGGTGGCGGCGCAAGATAAGCTTAAAGGCCTTGGCGGCGAACCGCTGGTTGAGCTCAAGCACCTGCAAGCGGATACTGGCCGGGTGAGCCCTGGGCTAATTGATGTGACCGCCATTGGCGAGCTGCCCGACGAAGAATACTTTGGTCCGCTGCTGCAACTGATCCGCTACGACGATTTCGACGCTGCCATCACTGCGGCCAACAACACCCGTTATGGCTTGTCGGCCGGTTTGCTGTCGGATAGCCGCGAAGATTGGGATTATTTCTTCCGCCGTATTCGCGCCGGCATCGTCAACTGGAACAAGCAAACCACCGGCGCGTCAGGTGCGGCACCTTTCGGTGGTGTTGGCGCTTCCGGTAACCACCGGCCTAGCGCTTACTATGCCGCTGACTATTGCGCCTATCCGGTTGCCAGTGTTGAGGTGGAGGCGGTTAGCGCCCCGGCAAGTCTGGCCCCTGGCCTTAGCTTGTAA
- a CDS encoding DUF1338 domain-containing protein has product MHKDINQLFECLWNNYLDVTPSAAKVHQLLASSEQGTDIINDHVAFRTFNLPNVGLDKLAAHFLALGYEEKGEYHFEAKKLYAKHFEHPDDTQPKVFISELLVEKCSPALQALVHKMVANVDAAATTADDFLYSGSHWQVSHSDYQALLEESEYAAWMAAYGYRANHFTVSVNHLNNFETLTAVNQALKDAGFILNTAGGEIKGSAEVCLEQSSTMADKAQVQFSDGSFAIPSCFYEFALRYPMANGKLYTGFVAASADKIFESTNAKS; this is encoded by the coding sequence ATGCACAAGGACATCAATCAGCTATTTGAGTGCCTCTGGAATAATTACCTGGACGTCACTCCCAGCGCCGCCAAGGTCCATCAGTTGTTGGCAAGCTCCGAGCAGGGCACCGACATCATTAACGACCATGTGGCTTTCCGTACCTTTAACTTGCCCAACGTTGGCCTGGACAAGCTGGCTGCACACTTTCTTGCCCTGGGCTACGAGGAAAAGGGTGAGTACCACTTCGAAGCGAAAAAGCTTTACGCCAAGCACTTTGAGCACCCGGATGACACCCAGCCCAAGGTGTTTATCTCCGAGCTGCTGGTAGAAAAATGCAGCCCGGCCTTGCAAGCGCTGGTGCATAAGATGGTGGCAAACGTGGATGCGGCGGCGACCACCGCTGATGACTTTCTTTATTCCGGCAGCCACTGGCAGGTGTCACATAGTGACTACCAAGCGCTGCTGGAAGAAAGTGAATACGCGGCCTGGATGGCGGCTTATGGCTACCGCGCCAACCATTTCACGGTGTCGGTTAACCACCTTAATAACTTCGAGACATTAACTGCGGTTAACCAAGCGCTCAAAGACGCAGGCTTTATACTCAACACCGCTGGCGGCGAAATTAAAGGCAGTGCCGAGGTCTGTTTAGAGCAGTCGTCCACCATGGCTGATAAAGCCCAGGTGCAATTTAGTGACGGCAGCTTTGCTATTCCCAGCTGCTTTTACGAATTTGCCCTGCGCTACCCCATGGCCAACGGCAAGCTCTACACCGGCTTTGTGGCAGCCAGTGCCGATAAGATTTTTGAAAGCACCAACGCCAAAAGCTAA
- a CDS encoding substrate-binding periplasmic protein — protein sequence MKSKIIPLVLMLAATAAHAQELRLRGPADYPFTSQPGANPGFFVEAAEDILKAHGQDPNYRVVPWNAMIAGGESGLYDCLLGIHTSEAPELNFTSEAWTVMSPHLYVRTEDPLKYQDLSSFQNRLVGVLKDSRMEAALQPMKKYKPDNLKVFLRKEGQGMDEMVRELRFGQIDVIAAPKTFMDHYLKEHDLTKVIRDVGRFTKPVPLYIACSNKSNGVQLVKWLNQGRFDLMRDGKWQALKEKYGVE from the coding sequence ATGAAAAGCAAGATTATTCCCCTGGTATTGATGTTGGCCGCAACGGCGGCGCATGCTCAAGAGCTGCGCCTGCGTGGGCCAGCCGACTACCCCTTCACTAGCCAACCCGGCGCCAACCCCGGCTTTTTTGTGGAAGCCGCCGAAGACATTCTTAAAGCCCACGGCCAAGACCCGAATTATCGCGTGGTGCCTTGGAATGCCATGATCGCAGGCGGTGAAAGCGGCCTGTACGACTGTCTGCTAGGTATTCATACCTCAGAAGCACCAGAGCTGAACTTCACCAGTGAAGCTTGGACGGTGATGTCGCCCCATCTTTATGTGCGCACCGAAGATCCTCTCAAGTACCAAGACTTAAGCAGTTTTCAAAACCGCTTGGTGGGGGTATTGAAAGATTCGCGCATGGAAGCGGCGCTGCAGCCGATGAAGAAATACAAGCCTGACAACCTCAAGGTCTTTTTGCGCAAAGAAGGCCAGGGTATGGACGAAATGGTGCGCGAATTACGCTTTGGCCAAATAGACGTCATTGCCGCGCCTAAAACCTTTATGGACCATTACCTGAAGGAACACGACCTGACCAAGGTTATTCGCGACGTTGGCCGCTTCACTAAACCGGTGCCGCTCTATATTGCTTGCTCCAATAAAAGCAATGGCGTGCAGCTGGTTAAATGGCTTAACCAGGGCCGCTTTGACCTGATGCGAGACGGTAAATGGCAGGCACTGAAAGAAAAATACGGTGTTGAATAA
- a CDS encoding AAA family ATPase, producing the protein MTLPNSILKQLNAVLLGKDEPVRLSLCCLLSGGHLLIEDLPGTGKTTLSHALAATLGLEYQRVQFTSDMLPADLIGVSIYRQEHGHFDFQPGPLFSQVLLADEINRASPKTQSALLEAMAEGQVSIDGQTYPLPSPFFVIATQNPVDQAGTYPLPESQLDRFTMRITLGFPPAAAEKRLLKGEALAHQTLSPLLDVAGLTELQQAVASVRASDDLLDYLLALLKASRDMAEVPRPLSPRAGKAILAAAKAWAFLAGRDYVLPEDIKAIFPAVAEHRLSPVVQGGQQAYASLVLGAVDPVLT; encoded by the coding sequence GTGACCCTGCCCAATTCAATTTTAAAACAGCTAAATGCGGTGTTATTGGGTAAGGATGAGCCCGTTCGCCTGTCGCTTTGTTGTTTGCTAAGTGGCGGCCACCTGTTGATTGAAGACCTGCCGGGAACCGGAAAAACCACCTTGTCCCATGCCCTGGCGGCCACCTTGGGGCTGGAATACCAGCGGGTGCAGTTTACCTCTGACATGTTGCCAGCCGACCTTATCGGCGTGTCGATTTACCGCCAGGAACACGGCCATTTTGACTTCCAACCCGGGCCATTGTTCAGTCAGGTTTTGCTGGCAGATGAAATTAACCGCGCCAGCCCTAAAACCCAAAGTGCCTTGCTAGAAGCCATGGCGGAAGGGCAGGTCAGTATCGACGGCCAAACCTATCCGCTGCCTAGCCCGTTTTTTGTTATTGCCACCCAGAACCCGGTCGACCAAGCCGGTACTTATCCGCTACCCGAATCGCAGTTAGACCGTTTTACCATGCGCATCACCTTGGGTTTTCCGCCAGCCGCGGCGGAAAAAAGGCTGCTTAAAGGGGAAGCCCTGGCGCACCAAACTCTCAGCCCACTGCTTGATGTGGCGGGCCTTACCGAGCTGCAACAGGCTGTTGCCAGTGTGCGGGCCTCTGATGACTTGCTCGATTACCTACTGGCGCTGTTAAAAGCCTCAAGAGACATGGCCGAAGTGCCAAGGCCGCTGTCGCCAAGGGCCGGTAAGGCTATTTTGGCGGCTGCCAAAGCCTGGGCTTTTTTAGCCGGGCGCGACTATGTCTTGCCGGAGGATATTAAAGCCATCTTCCCGGCGGTGGCCGAACACCGGTTGAGCCCAGTGGTGCAAGGTGGCCAGCAAGCCTATGCCAGCCTGGTGCTTGGCGCTGTCGATCCGGTACTGACATGA
- a CDS encoding DUF58 domain-containing protein has product MSPWRKRWLARFLARRQPPASRALLSNANIYILPTPFGYAFLTLVLAVFLLGTNYQNNLVLLLAFFLVSLFTSSMYFTHRNLAGLRLNRINSQPQVAGDEVRLEVQAEGLSHWALEFHFENGPLRRTDIDGLQRLVLLASPGPRGRYRPGRLTVACRYPLGLFRAWSYPDLDQVVHLYPKPEPWPRGHQSAGQGQQTALHQGEDDWQGLKNYQPGDPLRRVAWKQLAQGRGMWSKEFASPQSDSRWLRLADIKGRDLEQRLARLAWQVLDANEKQLLYGLDLGAMDIAPGSGHSHCNRCLAALACLGKPA; this is encoded by the coding sequence ATGAGCCCCTGGCGCAAACGCTGGTTAGCGCGTTTTTTGGCACGCCGGCAGCCGCCGGCAAGCCGCGCTTTACTCAGTAACGCCAATATCTATATTTTGCCCACGCCCTTTGGTTATGCCTTTCTCACTTTGGTGTTGGCGGTATTTTTATTGGGCACCAATTACCAAAATAATCTGGTGCTGCTGCTGGCCTTTTTTCTGGTCAGCCTTTTTACCAGCAGCATGTACTTTACCCACCGTAATTTGGCCGGTTTACGGCTTAACCGCATCAACAGTCAGCCGCAGGTAGCGGGCGATGAAGTGCGCTTGGAAGTGCAGGCCGAAGGCTTGAGTCACTGGGCGCTGGAGTTTCACTTTGAAAATGGCCCGCTGCGCCGCACTGATATAGACGGGTTGCAGCGCTTGGTATTGCTGGCCAGCCCGGGGCCGCGGGGGCGTTATCGGCCGGGCCGGTTAACGGTAGCTTGCCGTTATCCGTTGGGGCTGTTTCGGGCCTGGAGCTACCCAGACCTGGACCAAGTTGTGCATTTGTATCCCAAGCCAGAGCCTTGGCCTCGCGGCCATCAGAGCGCCGGCCAGGGCCAGCAAACCGCTCTGCATCAAGGTGAAGATGACTGGCAGGGGCTTAAAAATTACCAGCCGGGCGACCCACTGCGGCGGGTGGCCTGGAAACAGCTGGCCCAAGGCCGCGGCATGTGGTCAAAGGAGTTTGCCTCACCACAAAGTGACAGCCGCTGGCTGCGCCTTGCTGACATTAAGGGCCGGGATTTAGAACAGCGCCTGGCAAGGCTTGCCTGGCAGGTATTGGATGCTAATGAAAAGCAGCTGTTATACGGCCTTGACCTTGGCGCCATGGACATTGCTCCCGGCAGCGGCCATAGCCACTGCAACCGCTGTCTGGCCGCCTTGGCATGCTTGGGTAAACCTGCATGA
- a CDS encoding transglutaminase TgpA family protein — protein MRWYLPRRTLLLLIASQLMAVLPTWNRVGWVLVVLNLFCLAWCSGICLGRFGQPPRWLLVLLALAGAVTLAFSLPGKGVYLAMVSLLVLGYSLKVLEIKAPRDLFALVLFGLFLLATNLVRYQSMAMALYLLLAALMQLAVLVSLHGGQPWRLQLKGLGRLSIASLPFTLLLFLLLPRLSPLWQMPNAQSATTGLSDVMSPGDFSSLAQSTELAFRAVLPWHPASSGLYWRALTLEDFDGRSWRQASFRQQAEDKSVPFTLSPGQDWTLMMSATSKPWLPVLDGSQPLSSELVLTADRRLVTKTPILKTRQFQLRLAEAKRGQASKRELAYNRRPPPDNPKTLALAQQLRQQYPADAALAQAMNRYFAGSQFRYSLSPPPLGKAAVDQFLFETHTGFCGHYASALAALLRAANIPARIVAGYQGGQYLPEGDFYALYQYDAHAWVEAWLPPQGWVRFDPTAQVAPSRVSGGLSAMAANPAFSAGGGWLWQLKQQPTMKWLRYQAALMDYRWNRWVLNYDSGRRQQLLGWLLGNHNGLSAALLFGGLLLVLLVALHWWTRRDLAPVQKAVSRCYLKGCAKTGLNREPGEAPGDFALRVARLKPQLAEPWQQITALYQQLRYQQSDAGLLKELKRRVRALPRSAKIAP, from the coding sequence ATGAGATGGTACCTACCCAGGCGCACCTTACTGCTGCTGATCGCCTCGCAACTCATGGCGGTGCTCCCCACTTGGAACCGGGTAGGGTGGGTACTGGTGGTGCTGAACCTGTTTTGCCTGGCCTGGTGTAGCGGTATCTGCCTTGGCCGCTTTGGCCAGCCGCCGCGCTGGCTGTTGGTGCTGCTGGCGCTAGCCGGGGCGGTTACCCTTGCCTTCAGTCTGCCGGGCAAAGGCGTGTATCTGGCCATGGTGTCGCTGCTGGTGCTCGGGTACAGCCTGAAAGTGCTCGAAATTAAAGCCCCACGCGACTTGTTTGCGCTGGTGCTGTTTGGACTTTTTTTATTGGCCACCAATTTGGTGCGTTATCAGTCGATGGCCATGGCGCTGTATTTGTTGCTGGCGGCCTTGATGCAACTGGCGGTGCTGGTAAGTTTGCACGGCGGCCAGCCGTGGCGGTTACAACTTAAGGGCCTTGGGCGACTGAGTATAGCCAGCCTGCCTTTTACCTTATTGCTGTTTTTACTGCTGCCAAGGCTGTCGCCACTTTGGCAAATGCCCAATGCGCAATCGGCAACGACCGGCCTTTCTGATGTGATGAGTCCCGGGGATTTTTCCTCATTAGCGCAATCAACCGAGCTTGCCTTTCGGGCGGTGTTACCCTGGCATCCTGCTTCCTCAGGGCTTTATTGGCGCGCCTTAACCTTGGAAGACTTTGATGGTAGAAGCTGGCGTCAGGCAAGCTTTCGCCAGCAAGCCGAAGATAAATCCGTGCCTTTTACATTAAGCCCGGGCCAGGATTGGACCTTAATGATGTCGGCCACCAGCAAGCCTTGGTTGCCGGTGCTAGACGGTAGCCAGCCGCTGTCGTCAGAGCTGGTGCTCACCGCCGACCGGCGGCTAGTGACCAAAACGCCGATACTAAAGACCCGCCAGTTTCAGCTGCGCTTGGCTGAGGCAAAGCGCGGCCAAGCGTCGAAGCGGGAGCTGGCTTATAACCGCCGGCCGCCGCCTGATAACCCCAAAACCCTCGCCTTGGCGCAGCAACTTCGCCAGCAATACCCGGCCGATGCGGCGCTGGCCCAAGCCATGAACCGCTACTTTGCTGGCAGCCAGTTTCGTTACAGTTTGTCGCCACCGCCCTTGGGTAAGGCCGCGGTAGACCAGTTTTTATTTGAAACCCACACCGGTTTTTGTGGCCACTACGCGTCGGCGTTAGCGGCGCTATTGCGCGCGGCGAACATTCCGGCGCGTATTGTGGCGGGCTATCAAGGTGGCCAATATTTACCGGAAGGCGACTTTTACGCCCTATATCAATATGACGCCCATGCTTGGGTAGAAGCCTGGCTGCCGCCACAAGGCTGGGTGCGCTTTGACCCCACAGCGCAAGTGGCCCCAAGCCGGGTAAGTGGTGGCTTGAGCGCCATGGCCGCCAACCCGGCTTTTAGTGCCGGTGGTGGTTGGCTTTGGCAGTTAAAGCAGCAGCCGACAATGAAATGGCTGCGCTATCAGGCGGCGTTGATGGATTATCGCTGGAATCGCTGGGTGCTTAACTACGACAGTGGCCGCCGTCAGCAATTATTGGGCTGGTTGCTGGGAAACCATAACGGCCTGAGCGCGGCGCTGTTATTTGGCGGTTTACTGCTGGTGCTGTTGGTGGCGCTGCATTGGTGGACGCGCCGCGACCTGGCGCCGGTGCAAAAGGCGGTAAGCCGCTGCTATCTCAAAGGCTGCGCCAAAACCGGCCTTAACCGCGAACCGGGGGAAGCCCCAGGCGATTTTGCGTTAAGGGTGGCAAGGCTTAAGCCGCAGCTTGCCGAGCCCTGGCAGCAGATAACGGCGCTCTATCAGCAGCTGCGTTATCAGCAAAGTGACGCCGGCTTATTAAAAGAATTAAAAAGACGGGTGCGCGCCTTGCCGCGATCCGCGAAAATAGCCCCATGA